A DNA window from Bacillus sp. E(2018) contains the following coding sequences:
- a CDS encoding nuclease-related domain-containing protein, translating to MIIKERRTPVVVSGLQLLLTRLLPHYPLRTYLEDELAKYLSGHKGEQSIDFHLKDLPQKEYLIFHNLRIPHNNSFFQLDILILTPNYFFIIEVKNFSGKLYFDQDLFQLIRTYNGLEETFADPISQLKRQRYCLMDWLKDHHSVEIPVEAVVVISNPQTQIKVSPGRTEVYKWISHKINLPEKIRYFDKKHSEERLSMKDLRKLSKALLKAHTSPTPNLLQKYQISQDDIVKGVSWPSCGLIPMIRNKRKWFCPSCKCYSKSAHIQALKDYALLFGPTITNSQFRDFIQLESRTIAKKLLLSMDLPTSGELRHRKYHLDFDEWLSLIHI from the coding sequence ATGATTATAAAAGAGCGCCGTACACCTGTTGTTGTCTCCGGTTTACAATTGCTTTTAACCCGACTGCTGCCGCATTATCCTCTGAGAACATACTTGGAAGATGAACTCGCTAAGTATTTGTCAGGACATAAAGGCGAACAATCCATCGATTTTCACCTGAAAGACTTACCTCAAAAAGAGTATCTGATCTTCCATAACCTCCGTATTCCTCATAACAACTCTTTTTTTCAACTCGATATCCTAATCCTAACTCCGAATTACTTTTTCATTATTGAAGTTAAGAATTTCTCAGGCAAACTCTATTTTGATCAAGACTTATTTCAACTGATTAGAACTTACAATGGATTAGAAGAAACATTCGCAGATCCTATTTCGCAGTTGAAAAGGCAGCGTTATTGTTTAATGGACTGGCTTAAAGATCATCATTCTGTGGAAATTCCTGTTGAAGCTGTTGTTGTCATTAGCAACCCTCAAACACAAATCAAAGTATCCCCTGGCCGCACGGAAGTTTACAAATGGATTTCTCACAAAATTAATCTTCCAGAAAAAATTCGTTATTTTGATAAGAAGCATTCAGAAGAACGGCTCTCGATGAAGGACTTACGTAAGCTTTCTAAGGCGCTCTTGAAAGCACATACCTCGCCTACCCCAAACCTGCTGCAAAAATATCAAATTTCACAAGATGACATCGTAAAGGGTGTAAGTTGGCCGAGTTGCGGTTTAATTCCAATGATCAGGAATAAAAGAAAGTGGTTCTGTCCTTCGTGTAAGTGTTACTCCAAATCAGCGCATATTCAGGCATTGAAAGATTATGCTCTTCTGTTTGGCCCTACGATTACCAATAGTCAGTTTCGTGATTTTATTCAGCTAGAATCTAGGACAATAGCTAAGAAATTACTTTTGAGCATGGACTTACCGACGTCTGGAGAATTACGTCATCGAAAGTATCACTTGGATTTTGATGAATGGCTGTCTCTTATACATATAT